The following coding sequences lie in one Moritella viscosa genomic window:
- a CDS encoding sensor protein, whose protein sequence is MDLIPSLLQQMCVYLVFAYLLSKTPIFMPLLNISSRWEHKLSCYLLFSVFCIMGSYFGLQYQDAIANTRAIGAVMGGLFGGPIVGLGVGMTGGMHRYFMGGFTDLACAISTSVEGLIGGLLHVYLLRKNKINDLFKPQVIFLITLIAELTQMAILLAVAKPYEQALTLVSQIALPMITANTIGAVLFMSIIEDRKSIFEKYSTAFSQRALRIADRSVGILNQGLNTESARTIANIIYEETNVGAIAITDRHNILAFVGIGERHHKANVPISDYIQQAINENHIIDLNSTSIYRCPIDNKCRLGSALILPLRNGDNEVVGTIKFYELHRKLVSNINISMAKGIAQLLSSQILLGHYQQQQTLLTQAELKLLHAQVNPHFLFNALTTISAVTRREPDKARALIQHLSQFFRSNLKQNIESVTLREELSHVNAYLTIEQARLTDRLTVNINIDPDLMDIRLPSFTLQPLIENAIKHGISTMLGSGKLEIYSKKTAKGTLIFVTDNAGTFVTTEEDTKGLGLKIVDKRLINHFNESSSLQISSIANKLTQISFLLPISTITINNKEH, encoded by the coding sequence ATGGATTTGATCCCCTCTCTATTACAACAAATGTGTGTTTACCTCGTGTTCGCTTATCTACTCAGCAAAACACCTATTTTCATGCCCCTATTAAATATATCTTCACGCTGGGAACATAAGCTTAGCTGTTATTTATTATTTTCGGTGTTTTGCATCATGGGCAGTTATTTTGGTTTACAATACCAAGATGCAATAGCGAATACCCGAGCAATTGGCGCTGTGATGGGTGGGCTATTTGGTGGCCCTATTGTCGGATTAGGCGTCGGCATGACTGGCGGTATGCACCGTTATTTTATGGGCGGTTTTACTGATCTCGCTTGCGCTATTTCGACATCCGTAGAAGGTTTGATTGGTGGTTTGTTACATGTCTATCTGTTACGTAAAAACAAAATTAACGACCTATTTAAACCACAAGTCATTTTTCTCATTACCTTGATTGCAGAACTAACACAGATGGCAATCTTACTCGCTGTCGCCAAACCTTACGAACAAGCATTAACATTGGTCAGTCAAATAGCACTGCCTATGATCACTGCAAACACGATTGGCGCCGTCTTATTTATGAGTATTATCGAGGATAGAAAATCTATTTTTGAAAAGTATTCAACCGCATTTTCACAACGCGCATTAAGAATTGCAGATCGCAGTGTCGGTATCCTTAATCAAGGCCTTAATACCGAAAGTGCGAGAACCATTGCAAACATTATTTATGAAGAAACAAATGTCGGTGCGATAGCGATTACAGATAGACATAATATTTTGGCATTTGTTGGTATCGGTGAGCGACATCATAAAGCGAACGTGCCCATTTCAGATTACATTCAGCAAGCGATTAATGAAAACCACATCATAGATCTCAACAGTACAAGTATCTATCGCTGCCCTATTGATAACAAATGCCGATTAGGGTCAGCATTAATCTTGCCGTTACGTAATGGTGACAATGAGGTCGTAGGCACAATCAAATTCTACGAACTACACCGAAAGCTAGTGTCTAATATCAATATATCGATGGCAAAGGGGATCGCACAATTACTGTCAAGTCAGATATTACTTGGTCACTACCAGCAGCAACAAACACTATTAACACAAGCAGAACTTAAATTATTACATGCTCAAGTTAACCCACATTTCTTATTTAATGCGCTAACAACAATCAGTGCCGTGACGCGCCGTGAACCAGATAAAGCCAGGGCTTTGATCCAGCACCTTTCACAATTTTTCCGTAGTAACCTTAAACAGAACATTGAATCGGTGACCCTGCGTGAAGAACTATCTCACGTAAACGCTTATCTAACCATTGAACAAGCCAGATTAACAGATAGATTAACGGTCAATATTAATATCGACCCAGATTTAATGGATATAAGACTACCGAGTTTTACCCTACAACCCCTCATCGAAAATGCCATTAAGCACGGCATTTCAACTATGTTAGGGTCAGGTAAATTAGAGATATACAGTAAAAAAACAGCCAAAGGGACGCTTATTTTTGTCACCGACAATGCAGGTACATTTGTCACAACAGAAGAAGATACAAAAGGTTTAGGGCTGAAAATAGTAGATAAAAGACTAATTAATCATTTTAATGAAAGTTCAAGTCTACAGATTTCAAGCATAGCAAATAAGCTAACTCAAATATCGTTTTTGCTACCGATAAGCACGATAACAATTAATAATAAGGAACACTAG
- a CDS encoding oxidoreductase, aldo/keto reductase family, with translation MQFSTLGSSGLSVSRVCLGSMTWGVQNNQQDANQQIEYALSQGVNFIDTAEMYAVPPSAETYGKTETIIGNWLAANPHRRKDIVLATKIAGPGLPWVRNGGPITGDAIVQAVDASLKRLQTSYIDLFQLHWPNRPNPHFSQHSPNKIRFSNINAADHTAQMLDILQGLKHCVDTGKIRFCGLSDDTTWGINTYLKLSEQYDLPRMVSIQNEFSLLHAKDWPYLIENCVHENIAYLPWSPLATGMLSGKYLNNARPEGSRWTFSQRNKLYRNTEDAHLATTEYVDIAHQHGITPAQLALAWCDQVDGVTSTIIGATTLPQLKENIRAFSTQLTPQALTDIESVLKRYPAPF, from the coding sequence ATGCAATTTTCAACACTAGGTAGTAGCGGTTTGTCTGTGTCCCGAGTCTGTTTAGGCAGCATGACGTGGGGGGTTCAGAATAACCAGCAAGATGCTAATCAACAAATTGAATACGCGTTATCACAGGGCGTGAACTTTATTGATACGGCTGAAATGTATGCCGTGCCACCATCGGCAGAGACCTATGGTAAAACAGAGACTATTATTGGGAATTGGCTAGCAGCCAACCCGCATCGTCGTAAAGACATAGTATTAGCGACTAAGATTGCAGGTCCCGGATTGCCTTGGGTACGTAACGGTGGACCGATTACCGGAGATGCTATCGTTCAGGCCGTTGATGCCTCGTTAAAACGTTTACAGACCAGCTATATCGACTTATTCCAGCTCCACTGGCCAAACCGCCCTAATCCGCACTTTAGTCAGCACAGTCCCAATAAGATCCGCTTTAGTAATATCAATGCGGCCGACCATACCGCACAAATGCTTGATATTTTACAAGGGTTAAAACATTGTGTTGATACAGGTAAGATCCGCTTTTGTGGTTTGTCTGATGATACAACATGGGGAATTAATACTTATCTTAAGCTCAGTGAACAATATGATCTGCCGCGTATGGTTTCAATTCAAAATGAATTCAGCTTATTACACGCAAAAGACTGGCCCTATTTAATCGAAAACTGCGTACATGAAAATATCGCCTACCTACCTTGGTCTCCGCTGGCGACAGGTATGTTATCAGGAAAATATTTAAACAATGCCCGACCTGAAGGCAGTCGCTGGACATTCTCACAACGCAATAAATTATACAGAAATACTGAAGATGCCCACCTTGCGACAACAGAGTATGTAGACATTGCCCACCAGCATGGCATCACGCCCGCGCAATTAGCCTTAGCCTGGTGCGATCAAGTTGATGGTGTAACGTCGACGATTATTGGCGCGACAACACTTCCTCAATTAAAAGAAAACATCAGAGCCTTTTCAACACAGCTAACACCACAAGCATTAACAGATATTGAATCGGTATTAAAACGTTATCCAGCACCATTTTAG
- the rpoS gene encoding RNA polymerase sigma factor RpoD, producing MELSHESNALDAYMQQVNKNSTLLTKEEEYEVAVAVGKGDLRAKNRMIEANLRLVISVAKRYQYSAIPLVDIIQEGNTGLIRAVEKFDADKGYRFSTYAIWWIKNNIERCIMNSARTIRIPIHVGKMYKSIVKVARELGLDVSCDNDLVVIAKVLETDVDEVMEIMSHYFNELSLDKGIITGIDSVTTLVDIIKDESVSTPSEEIEGGSTRNYLLTLLENLPDCERRVVELRFGLTGEEPLSLLRIGERLSISREKARTIIRSSLRKLKPKLLVDCVQQHDYIS from the coding sequence ATGGAATTATCTCACGAATCAAATGCGTTAGATGCGTATATGCAACAAGTGAATAAAAACAGCACGTTGCTGACAAAAGAAGAAGAATATGAAGTTGCAGTCGCTGTCGGTAAAGGGGACTTACGCGCTAAAAATCGTATGATTGAAGCCAACCTACGCTTAGTGATCAGCGTTGCTAAACGTTATCAGTATAGCGCTATTCCTTTAGTCGATATCATTCAAGAAGGGAACACTGGATTAATTCGTGCGGTTGAAAAATTTGATGCGGATAAAGGCTATCGTTTTTCTACTTATGCTATTTGGTGGATAAAAAATAATATTGAGCGCTGTATCATGAATAGTGCTCGTACCATTCGCATCCCCATTCATGTTGGTAAAATGTACAAAAGCATTGTTAAGGTTGCCAGAGAGCTCGGACTAGATGTTAGCTGTGATAACGATTTGGTTGTGATTGCCAAGGTACTCGAAACAGATGTAGATGAGGTAATGGAAATCATGTCACATTATTTCAATGAATTAAGCCTAGACAAAGGGATTATTACTGGGATTGATTCAGTCACAACACTTGTTGATATCATTAAAGACGAATCGGTAAGTACACCGAGTGAAGAGATTGAAGGTGGTAGCACGCGGAATTATCTTTTAACGTTATTAGAAAATTTACCAGATTGTGAGCGTCGTGTCGTTGAATTACGGTTTGGGTTAACAGGCGAGGAGCCATTGAGCTTGTTACGAATTGGTGAGCGTTTATCCATTTCTCGTGAAAAAGCGCGGACTATTATTCGCTCCAGTCTGAGAAAGCTAAAGCCTAAATTATTAGTGGACTGTGTACAGCAACATGATTACATCTCTTAA
- a CDS encoding DNA methyltransferase — protein sequence MYYDKFTVQLATPSDEPDYLIILVGDEKGISQLLIDNDTKEINIDTEWQHSSTFFNDAKQQLREYFNNERHVFKLELNPTGTVFQRHAWQQLTKIPYGETRRYKDIAAGLGNPNASRAVGMANNKNPIPIIIPCHRVIGANKKLVGYAYGLELKQQLLSLEKER from the coding sequence ATGTATTACGATAAATTCACCGTCCAACTAGCGACACCTTCAGATGAACCTGATTACCTCATCATCCTAGTCGGAGATGAAAAAGGCATTAGCCAGCTATTGATTGATAATGACACCAAAGAGATTAACATTGATACCGAGTGGCAACACTCCAGTACTTTTTTTAATGACGCGAAACAACAACTACGTGAATACTTCAATAATGAACGCCACGTTTTTAAGTTAGAATTAAACCCTACCGGTACCGTATTTCAACGTCATGCCTGGCAGCAATTAACTAAAATACCGTATGGCGAAACACGCCGTTATAAGGACATTGCAGCGGGATTGGGTAATCCAAATGCATCAAGAGCAGTAGGTATGGCTAATAACAAAAATCCTATCCCGATTATAATTCCGTGCCACCGAGTGATTGGCGCGAATAAGAAACTAGTGGGTTATGCTTATGGCTTGGAATTAAAACAGCAACTACTCTCACTCGAAAAAGAGAGATAA
- a CDS encoding putative uncharacterized protein (No significant database matches), whose amino-acid sequence MELLKSHLRNVAANSAEEANKSVLQGKATIHHVSHSINALAEQLQSSVDVANNLAENGNSISIVLDVICDTSVLNGYKWR is encoded by the coding sequence TTGGAATTGTTGAAGTCGCACCTTCGTAATGTTGCCGCCAATTCTGCTGAAGAAGCGAATAAATCAGTATTACAAGGTAAAGCGACCATTCACCATGTTAGCCATTCGATTAATGCGCTTGCTGAACAGCTACAGTCCTCGGTAGACGTTGCGAATAATCTCGCTGAAAATGGCAATAGCATTAGTATTGTTTTAGATGTCATTTGCGACACATCGGTTTTAAACGGTTATAAATGGAGATAA
- a CDS encoding methyl-accepting chemotaxis protein, which translates to MLFWFFSCYSFIGNLMTDSAAQLISLVNDKGEYTYVNNHYCDALGYAQDVLLGKNSRELNSSTMPSSVIEEIRKTLAQGFSWQGIICKTTNKDNDVWFDIFITPQFENGRIVGHQEVATPATSQMVSRASNVYKKLQGKGLLFEFTRTQRFILLTLISLVSQVFIYNYLGFAASVIAFFAAVTPMLVFWQDIIPMAQKAQRMQSTFDSVSRQVYFGKGTASVFDFNMGLLKTKIKAILERTLDSTKPVQNVINTVSLGAEKIRTNLVNQQQELTEVSTAMSQMLTSTDEIVRNSVETSDEISATFKLCEMAQDGINTTTIDIKQLANEVEQASTAADKLNTEAQNVGSLMTDIQAIADQTNLLALNAAIEAARAGEQGRGFAVVADEVRTLSSRTQDTAEHIHSSLSTMLETINDWLIMMKKNKNNADQCVEKAEQSDQAIAIIHEKMQQLSHLSMQIATAAEEQSMVSNEINNHVIDIKQGSELNWQHTDTVVTQMDELKTDIDTISNLAKTFIPAN; encoded by the coding sequence ATGTTATTTTGGTTTTTTTCATGTTATTCATTTATAGGTAATTTGATGACAGACAGCGCAGCGCAGTTAATTTCATTAGTAAACGACAAAGGTGAATACACTTATGTTAACAATCATTATTGTGACGCATTAGGTTATGCACAAGACGTATTATTAGGAAAAAATAGCCGAGAACTGAACTCGTCAACCATGCCTTCATCCGTGATAGAAGAAATAAGAAAAACCTTGGCACAAGGCTTCTCTTGGCAGGGGATTATTTGTAAAACAACAAACAAAGATAATGATGTTTGGTTTGATATCTTCATTACCCCGCAATTTGAAAATGGCAGAATAGTTGGTCATCAAGAAGTCGCTACACCTGCGACATCGCAAATGGTAAGCCGAGCAAGTAATGTATACAAAAAACTACAAGGTAAAGGGCTACTATTTGAGTTTACGCGTACTCAACGCTTTATCCTGTTAACCTTAATCAGTCTTGTCTCACAAGTCTTTATCTACAACTATTTAGGTTTCGCAGCCTCCGTTATTGCCTTTTTTGCCGCGGTGACACCAATGCTTGTATTCTGGCAAGACATCATCCCAATGGCACAAAAAGCGCAACGTATGCAATCCACGTTTGATAGTGTCAGCCGCCAAGTATATTTTGGTAAAGGGACCGCCAGCGTCTTTGATTTTAATATGGGACTTTTAAAAACGAAAATAAAAGCCATTTTAGAACGTACTTTAGATTCAACTAAGCCAGTACAAAACGTGATTAACACGGTCTCACTCGGTGCAGAGAAAATCAGAACGAACTTGGTGAATCAACAACAAGAGTTAACCGAAGTAAGCACGGCTATGTCACAAATGCTCACCTCGACGGATGAAATTGTACGTAATAGTGTCGAAACATCAGATGAAATTAGCGCCACTTTTAAACTGTGTGAAATGGCCCAAGATGGGATTAACACAACCACCATTGACATTAAACAATTAGCCAATGAAGTGGAGCAAGCATCGACTGCCGCAGACAAACTCAATACCGAAGCGCAAAATGTGGGCAGTTTGATGACCGACATTCAAGCTATTGCTGACCAAACCAACCTTTTAGCGCTGAACGCTGCGATTGAAGCTGCGCGAGCAGGTGAACAAGGCCGTGGTTTTGCAGTGGTGGCAGATGAAGTTCGCACCTTGTCATCACGCACACAAGATACTGCAGAACACATTCATTCTAGCTTATCGACCATGCTAGAAACAATTAATGACTGGCTCATTATGATGAAAAAAAATAAAAACAATGCCGATCAATGTGTCGAGAAAGCAGAACAATCAGATCAAGCCATTGCCATCATTCATGAAAAAATGCAGCAACTGTCACACCTATCGATGCAGATTGCTACGGCAGCTGAAGAGCAAAGTATGGTATCAAATGAGATCAACAACCACGTTATCGATATTAAGCAAGGTTCAGAGCTGAACTGGCAACATACCGACACCGTGGTGACACAAATGGATGAGTTGAAAACCGATATTGATACGATCAGTAACTTGGCTAAAACTTTTATTCCAGCCAACTAA
- a CDS encoding putative lipoprotein, which translates to MHKFKFDKPCYLALLALSCALVTNSALALATTEDTVDQGYGAFTYTQKIDVSSTAPHYTPPGIGPQNGGFNYYTNASQDFGWQHSFTNIITNPLVQIQSATLLIRGYDIDSEIFHSTTGEYDGISIDGVDLNPGLLQGSNNTWSETTFDIPTSSMTDDGLINVFIDIDMNASGWVTILDYSLLTITYMETTNNPPSQPTLAMTPISCTQATDDLVINVTGPTQPDPDGDSVTYSYRWFVDVGQGSVVDDEVAGKTNHQGNTVIASQIVVGETWRVQVTATDLNGLMSNPEFATWEDIGVDCDSDGINDAYDDYPSDPERAFNNYYPEGALAFEDQWPNRGDYDFNDFVLRHTFNKITNAAGNIKEIAMTGLAIARGASYANAFAISLPGTNASNIKSATVSIDGSVSPLTPEAGHTGETVMVLIENVFDVLPSGTYPFYNTQSGDDRPFISLSFNAVFTTPVTVATLGDAPYNAFIFRVGERGKEIHLIDREPSDLADLTLLGTGDDVSNDSTNTYYQTVTGHPWVLLVPSVWTHPHEYIDILLAYPQMQSWAESGGTTNFIWYTDPDTNYCWRC; encoded by the coding sequence ATGCATAAATTTAAATTCGATAAACCCTGTTACCTTGCTCTACTTGCACTATCTTGTGCTTTAGTAACAAATTCAGCTTTAGCCTTAGCCACAACAGAAGATACTGTTGATCAGGGTTATGGTGCATTCACCTACACGCAAAAAATTGATGTGTCGAGTACAGCACCACATTATACACCTCCGGGTATCGGCCCACAAAATGGGGGATTCAATTATTACACTAATGCATCACAGGATTTTGGCTGGCAACACAGTTTCACAAACATTATCACTAACCCCTTAGTTCAAATTCAAAGTGCGACCTTATTAATACGTGGTTATGATATTGATTCAGAAATATTTCACAGTACAACCGGTGAGTATGATGGTATCAGTATTGATGGCGTCGACTTAAACCCAGGTTTGTTACAAGGCTCAAATAACACATGGTCAGAGACAACGTTTGATATCCCAACATCCTCAATGACGGATGACGGTTTAATCAATGTGTTCATCGATATTGATATGAATGCCTCTGGTTGGGTGACAATCCTCGATTACAGTTTGTTAACGATTACTTATATGGAAACGACGAATAACCCACCATCACAACCAACACTAGCAATGACGCCAATCAGTTGTACCCAAGCCACAGATGACTTGGTCATTAATGTCACTGGTCCAACACAGCCCGATCCAGATGGCGATAGCGTGACCTATTCATATCGATGGTTTGTGGACGTTGGTCAAGGTAGCGTGGTTGATGATGAAGTCGCGGGTAAAACAAATCATCAAGGCAATACTGTCATTGCTAGTCAAATTGTTGTAGGCGAAACCTGGCGTGTACAAGTCACTGCAACTGACTTAAACGGCCTGATGAGTAACCCCGAATTCGCGACTTGGGAAGACATTGGTGTCGATTGTGATAGCGATGGTATCAATGATGCCTATGATGATTATCCTTCCGATCCAGAACGGGCATTTAATAACTACTACCCGGAAGGCGCATTAGCATTTGAGGACCAATGGCCAAACAGAGGTGATTATGACTTTAATGATTTTGTACTTCGCCATACATTCAATAAAATCACAAATGCGGCCGGTAATATAAAAGAGATAGCGATGACAGGTTTGGCCATTGCTCGAGGGGCCAGTTATGCGAATGCTTTCGCGATTAGTTTGCCAGGCACGAATGCGTCTAATATAAAAAGCGCGACAGTAAGTATCGATGGTAGCGTCAGTCCACTAACGCCAGAAGCAGGTCATACTGGCGAAACAGTAATGGTACTTATCGAAAATGTGTTCGATGTATTACCATCCGGTACATATCCTTTCTATAATACACAAAGTGGCGATGATAGACCCTTCATATCACTCTCGTTCAATGCTGTATTTACCACGCCTGTTACTGTCGCAACACTTGGAGATGCACCGTACAACGCCTTCATATTTCGTGTTGGTGAACGAGGTAAAGAAATTCATCTTATTGATAGAGAGCCATCTGATTTAGCGGATCTCACATTACTTGGCACAGGTGATGATGTCTCAAATGACAGCACAAATACTTACTATCAAACCGTGACAGGTCACCCTTGGGTACTGCTTGTTCCTTCTGTATGGACACACCCACATGAATATATCGATATATTACTTGCTTACCCACAAATGCAATCATGGGCAGAAAGTGGAGGTACAACCAACTTCATTTGGTATACCGACCCTGACACTAATTATTGTTGGCGATGCTAA
- a CDS encoding putative lipoprotein → MYIMKTTPLVFFMTSMLLAGCGDSSSGTSVNNRSVASAPVTFTDTIIPAGFNWEMRSSKWVNFKHVSNISQLDGIPINITGKHYIEIYSIDKNNNTSSSPFLKAMTTSEGDVEVLLTLLNSWKGITVKTQLHDSICINTLYKEQIAATQPLGCDVVFDSDLL, encoded by the coding sequence GTGTATATAATGAAAACAACTCCTCTTGTATTTTTTATGACATCAATGTTACTGGCTGGCTGTGGCGATAGTAGCTCGGGTACCAGTGTAAACAATCGTAGTGTAGCTTCTGCACCCGTTACTTTTACAGACACAATCATACCTGCAGGCTTCAATTGGGAGATGCGAAGTTCAAAATGGGTTAACTTTAAACATGTTAGTAATATTAGCCAACTTGACGGCATACCAATTAACATCACAGGTAAACACTATATCGAGATCTACAGCATTGATAAGAATAACAACACCAGTTCAAGTCCCTTCTTAAAAGCCATGACCACCAGTGAAGGTGACGTTGAGGTATTGCTTACTCTTTTAAATTCGTGGAAAGGCATTACAGTAAAGACTCAACTACATGATTCAATTTGCATTAATACACTATATAAAGAACAAATCGCAGCAACACAACCTCTAGGTTGTGACGTTGTTTTTGATTCGGATTTATTGTAA